From Streptomyces sp. NBC_00775, one genomic window encodes:
- a CDS encoding sugar ABC transporter substrate-binding protein — MRPRTCHVVAALVAGLMTMSLASCERDGRAAADSFTVGLLLPSRTVPRWERSDKPLIEKRLKELCPHCVMEYANAEDDATLQRQQMMSMITKGVGVLILDAADTRALRSSVQEAHNAGVPVVAYDRLAEGPIAGYVSFDGAEVGRLQGEALLKAMGDKADGANVVMMNGDPTSANAAWFRRGALSVITGKVNIARSYDIVGWSTQSAHADMAAAVAALGPDRIGGVLAANDAIAAGVISALKNARVGKLPPVTGQDADLDAVRRIIKGEQYMTVYKPFRTEAAAVVSMAVALGRGESLRDVATTTTDSPTTRHIPSVLLTPSAVTVGNIKRTLVKDGVYTVDQICTRQLRPACDRAGLGR; from the coding sequence ATGAGGCCCCGTACGTGCCATGTCGTCGCGGCGCTTGTCGCGGGGCTCATGACGATGTCCCTGGCCTCCTGCGAAAGGGACGGCCGGGCGGCCGCGGACAGCTTCACCGTCGGCCTGTTGCTCCCGAGCCGAACGGTTCCCCGCTGGGAGCGTTCCGACAAGCCGCTGATCGAGAAGCGGCTGAAGGAGCTGTGCCCGCACTGCGTCATGGAGTACGCCAACGCCGAGGACGACGCGACGTTGCAGCGGCAACAGATGATGTCCATGATCACCAAGGGGGTCGGGGTTCTGATCCTCGACGCCGCCGACACCCGGGCGCTCCGCTCCTCGGTCCAGGAGGCACACAACGCGGGTGTCCCGGTCGTCGCCTATGACCGGCTCGCCGAAGGCCCGATCGCGGGTTATGTCAGTTTCGACGGCGCTGAGGTCGGCAGGCTCCAGGGCGAGGCACTCCTGAAGGCCATGGGCGACAAGGCGGACGGCGCGAACGTCGTCATGATGAACGGCGATCCGACCAGCGCCAACGCCGCGTGGTTCAGGAGGGGCGCGCTGTCCGTCATCACGGGCAAGGTGAACATCGCCCGGTCGTACGACATCGTGGGCTGGAGCACGCAGAGCGCCCACGCCGACATGGCCGCCGCCGTCGCGGCCCTGGGCCCGGACCGGATCGGCGGTGTCCTGGCGGCCAACGACGCCATAGCCGCAGGCGTCATCTCCGCTCTCAAGAACGCCCGTGTCGGCAAGCTCCCTCCCGTCACCGGCCAGGACGCCGACCTCGACGCCGTGCGGCGCATCATCAAGGGCGAGCAGTACATGACGGTGTACAAACCGTTCAGGACGGAAGCCGCCGCGGTCGTCTCCATGGCCGTCGCCCTGGGGCGCGGCGAGTCTCTCCGCGACGTCGCCACGACGACGACCGACAGTCCCACCACCCGGCACATCCCGTCCGTCCTGCTCACTCCGAGCGCGGTGACGGTCGGCAACATCAAGCGGACACTCGTCAAGGACGGCGTGTACACCGTCGACCAGATCTGCACCCGGCAGCTCCGCCCGGCCTGCGACAGGGCCGGACTTGGGCGGTAG
- a CDS encoding glyceraldehyde-3-phosphate dehydrogenase, translated as MTVNEDSFTNWKNREEIAESMIPIIGKLHRERDVTVLLHSRSLVNKSVVSILKTHRFARQIAGEELSVTETLPFLEALTTLDLGPSQIDIGMLAATYRADDRGLSVAEFTTEAVAGATGANKIERGDGRDVVLYGFGRIGRLVARLLIEKSGSGNGLRLRAIVVRQGGDQDIVKRASLLRRDSIHGQFQGTITVDEATNTITANGNEIQVIYANDPSEIDYTAYGIKDAILIDNTGKWRDREGLSQHLRPGIDKVVLTAPGKGDVPNIVHGVNHDTIKPDEQILSCASCTTNAIVPPLKAMADEYGVLRGHVETVHSFTNDQNLLDNYHKADRRGRSAPLNMVITETGAASAVAKALPDLKAPISGSSIRVPMPDVSIAILSLRLGRETTREEVLDHLRDVSLNSPLKRQIDFTTAPDAVSSDFIGSRHASIVDAGATKVDGDNAILYLWYDNEFGYSCQVIRVVQHVSGVEYPTYPVPVPAPVPVPVA; from the coding sequence GTGACTGTCAACGAGGACTCGTTCACCAACTGGAAGAACCGTGAGGAGATCGCGGAGTCGATGATCCCGATCATCGGGAAGCTGCACAGGGAGCGTGACGTCACCGTCCTGCTTCACAGCCGCTCCTTGGTGAACAAGTCGGTGGTGAGCATTCTCAAGACTCACCGATTCGCCCGCCAGATAGCCGGGGAAGAACTCTCGGTCACGGAGACGCTGCCGTTCCTGGAAGCTCTCACCACGCTGGACCTCGGACCGTCCCAGATCGACATCGGCATGCTGGCCGCGACGTACCGGGCCGACGACCGCGGTCTGTCCGTGGCGGAGTTCACCACCGAGGCCGTCGCCGGCGCCACCGGTGCCAACAAGATCGAGCGCGGCGACGGGCGCGATGTCGTCCTCTACGGCTTCGGCCGCATCGGCCGCCTCGTCGCCCGCCTGCTGATCGAGAAGTCCGGCTCCGGCAACGGCCTGCGCCTGCGCGCCATCGTCGTACGCCAGGGCGGCGACCAGGACATCGTCAAGCGCGCCTCGCTGCTGCGCCGCGACTCCATCCACGGCCAGTTCCAGGGCACGATCACCGTCGACGAAGCGACGAACACGATCACCGCCAACGGCAACGAGATCCAGGTCATCTACGCGAACGACCCGTCGGAGATCGACTACACGGCGTACGGCATCAAGGACGCCATCCTCATCGACAACACCGGCAAGTGGCGCGACCGCGAGGGCCTCTCGCAGCACCTGCGCCCCGGCATCGACAAGGTCGTCCTGACCGCGCCCGGCAAGGGCGACGTCCCCAACATCGTGCACGGCGTCAACCACGACACGATCAAGCCGGACGAGCAGATCCTGTCCTGCGCGTCCTGCACCACCAACGCGATCGTCCCGCCGCTGAAGGCGATGGCGGACGAGTACGGCGTGCTGCGCGGCCACGTGGAGACCGTCCACTCGTTCACCAACGACCAGAACCTGCTGGACAATTACCACAAGGCCGACCGCCGGGGCCGTTCGGCGCCGCTCAACATGGTCATCACCGAGACCGGTGCCGCCTCCGCCGTCGCCAAGGCGCTGCCCGACCTCAAGGCGCCGATCAGCGGCAGCTCGATCCGCGTCCCGATGCCGGACGTCTCGATCGCGATCCTCAGCCTGCGGCTCGGCCGCGAGACCACCCGCGAAGAGGTCCTCGACCACCTCCGCGACGTGTCGCTGAACTCGCCGCTCAAGCGCCAGATCGACTTCACCACCGCCCCCGACGCGGTCTCCAGCGACTTCATCGGCTCGCGCCACGCCTCGATCGTCGACGCCGGCGCCACCAAGGTCGACGGCGACAACGCGATCCTCTACCTCTGGTACGACAACGAGTTCGGCTACTCCTGCCAGGTCATCCGCGTCGTCCAGCATGTCTCCGGGGTGGAGTACCCGACGTACCCGGTCCCCGTCCCGGCCCCCGTCCCCGTCCCGGTGGCCTGA
- a CDS encoding FAD binding domain-containing protein, with translation MLLRLPTSVSEAQECMAEGAVPIGGATLVWANWQRDGFPEHAMSLRELPEANAIGRESLGAAVVLNRIDDRVPQALRQAAATVGTGAVRRTATVGGNIVGSTLRDLLPAALVLDARAVVLEPDTVYETDLAEVLAKGHLLLSLRWRAPIASGYRKLAGEAGDPPPLVAAALHAADGGGTRLRVAVRDGYEVLSESTECTADSEQALDDLRRTAIGALHSTAWEVVRRQVADLVPRPADG, from the coding sequence GTGCTGCTGCGTCTGCCCACGTCCGTTTCCGAAGCGCAGGAGTGCATGGCCGAGGGGGCGGTGCCGATAGGCGGCGCGACGCTCGTGTGGGCCAACTGGCAGCGGGACGGCTTCCCCGAGCACGCCATGTCGCTACGTGAGCTGCCGGAAGCCAATGCGATCGGGCGGGAGTCGCTGGGCGCGGCCGTGGTGCTGAACCGGATCGACGACCGCGTGCCGCAGGCCCTGCGGCAGGCGGCCGCCACCGTGGGAACCGGAGCCGTGCGCCGCACGGCCACCGTCGGCGGAAATATCGTCGGCAGCACGCTGCGCGACCTGCTGCCCGCGGCACTTGTCCTCGACGCCCGTGCCGTGGTCCTGGAACCGGACACCGTCTACGAGACCGACCTGGCCGAGGTGCTGGCCAAGGGCCACCTGCTGCTCAGCCTCCGCTGGCGCGCACCCATCGCGAGTGGATACCGCAAGCTGGCGGGTGAAGCGGGTGATCCGCCGCCTCTCGTCGCCGCCGCTCTGCACGCCGCCGACGGCGGAGGAACCCGCCTTCGCGTCGCCGTCCGCGACGGCTACGAGGTGCTCAGCGAGAGCACCGAGTGCACCGCCGACTCCGAACAGGCCCTCGACGACCTGCGTCGTACGGCCATCGGCGCACTTCACTCCACGGCCTGGGAAGTGGTCCGCCGGCAGGTCGCCGACCTCGTGCCCCGCCCCGCCGACGGTTGA
- the meaB gene encoding methylmalonyl Co-A mutase-associated GTPase MeaB, producing MALDLDTYVKGVLDGKRALVARAITLVESTRPQHRALAQELLTELLPHSGRARRIGISGVPGVGKSTFIDAFGTLLTSLGFRVAVLAVDPSSSRTGGSILGDKTRMERLAVDPAAFVRPSPTAGTLGGVAKATRESIVVMEAAGYDVVLVETVGVGQSETAVANMVDSFLLLTLARTGDQLQGIKKGVLELADVIAVNKADGPHERDARAAARELAGALRLMHPMDAAWTPPVLSCSARESTGLDTVWERLEQHRTLLDSTGRLAAKRRDQQVDWTWTMVRDELLGRLHADPAVRALAPGLEQQVREGELTATLAAERILGVFGAERR from the coding sequence ATGGCACTCGATCTCGACACCTATGTGAAGGGCGTACTCGACGGGAAGCGGGCGCTGGTGGCGCGCGCCATCACGCTCGTCGAGTCGACGAGGCCCCAGCACCGCGCCCTGGCCCAGGAGTTGCTCACCGAGCTGCTGCCGCACAGCGGGCGGGCCCGGCGGATCGGCATCAGCGGCGTGCCCGGCGTGGGCAAGTCGACCTTCATCGACGCGTTCGGCACGCTGCTCACCTCGCTCGGGTTCCGGGTCGCGGTGCTCGCCGTCGACCCGTCCTCCAGCCGGACGGGCGGGTCGATCCTGGGCGACAAGACCCGGATGGAGCGCCTGGCCGTCGACCCGGCGGCGTTCGTACGCCCCTCCCCCACCGCGGGCACGCTCGGCGGGGTCGCCAAGGCGACCCGCGAGTCGATCGTGGTGATGGAGGCGGCCGGTTACGACGTGGTCCTGGTGGAGACGGTCGGTGTCGGACAGTCCGAGACCGCGGTCGCGAACATGGTCGACTCCTTCCTGCTCCTGACCCTCGCCCGTACGGGGGACCAGTTGCAGGGCATCAAGAAGGGCGTCCTGGAACTGGCGGACGTCATCGCCGTCAACAAGGCGGACGGGCCGCACGAACGTGACGCCCGCGCCGCGGCACGCGAACTGGCGGGCGCCCTGCGGCTGATGCACCCGATGGACGCCGCTTGGACCCCACCCGTGCTGAGTTGCAGCGCGCGCGAGTCAACGGGCCTCGACACGGTCTGGGAACGCCTCGAACAGCACCGCACGCTCCTCGACTCCACCGGCCGCCTCGCCGCCAAGCGCCGCGACCAGCAGGTGGACTGGACGTGGACGATGGTCCGCGACGAACTCCTCGGCCGTCTGCACGCCGACCCGGCCGTACGCGCCCTCGCGCCCGGCCTCGAACAGCAGGTGCGGGAGGGGGAGTTGACGGCCACGCTCGCCGCCGAGCGCATCCTGGGGGTGTTCGGCGCCGAGCGTCGCTGA
- the scpA gene encoding methylmalonyl-CoA mutase, with amino-acid sequence MPIPDFSGIELGVPAADAGSDEWRGAVKRATGGDDLLWETPEGIAVKPLYTGQDLEGLDFLGTYPGIAPYLRGPYPTMYVNQPWTIRQYAGFSTAEESNAFYRRNLAAGQKGLSVAFDLPTHRGYDSDHPRVTGDVGMAGVAIDSIYDMRQLFDGIPLDKMTVSMTMNGAVLPVLALYIVAAEEQGVPPEKLAGTIQNDILKEFMVRNTYIYPPKPSMRIISDIFAYTSQRMPRYNSISISGYHIQEAGATADLELAYTLADGVEYIRAGRAAGMDVDAFAPRLSFFWAIGMNFFMEIAKMRAARLLWAKLVRQFDPQNAKSLSLRTHSQTSGWSLTAQDVFNNVTRTCVEAMAATQGHTQSLHTNALDEALALPTDFSARIARNTQLLIQQESGTTRAIDPWGGSAYVEKLTYDLARRAWQHIEEVEAAGGMAKAIDAGIPKLRIEEAAARTQARIDSGRQPVIGVNKYRVETDEQIDVLKVDNSSVRTQQIEKLRRLRAERDEQACQDALHALTRAAEGTGNLLELAVNAARAKATVGEISDALEKVYGRHASQIRTISGVYRTEAGESPSVERTRTLVSSFEEAEGRRPRILVAKMGQDGHDRGQKVIATAFADLGFDVDVGPLFQTPGEVARQAVEADVHIVGVSSLAAGHLTLVPALREELAAEGREDIMIVVGGVIPPQDVATLLEMGAAAVFPPGTVIPDAAYDLVRRLAVDLGHDV; translated from the coding sequence ATGCCCATCCCTGACTTCTCCGGGATCGAGCTGGGCGTCCCGGCCGCAGACGCCGGCAGCGACGAATGGCGCGGCGCCGTCAAGAGGGCCACCGGCGGCGACGACCTCCTCTGGGAGACCCCGGAGGGCATCGCGGTCAAGCCGCTCTACACCGGGCAGGACCTGGAGGGCCTGGACTTCCTGGGCACCTACCCGGGTATCGCCCCGTATCTGCGCGGCCCGTACCCGACGATGTACGTCAACCAGCCCTGGACCATCCGCCAGTACGCGGGCTTCTCCACCGCCGAGGAGTCCAACGCCTTCTACCGGCGCAATCTGGCGGCCGGCCAGAAGGGCCTGTCCGTCGCCTTCGACCTGCCCACCCACCGCGGCTACGACAGCGACCACCCCCGGGTGACCGGTGACGTCGGCATGGCGGGCGTGGCGATCGACTCGATCTACGACATGCGGCAGCTCTTCGACGGCATCCCGCTGGACAAGATGACCGTGTCGATGACCATGAACGGGGCTGTCCTGCCCGTTCTCGCGCTGTACATCGTGGCGGCGGAGGAACAGGGCGTACCGCCCGAGAAGTTGGCCGGGACCATCCAGAACGACATCCTCAAGGAGTTCATGGTCCGCAACACCTACATCTATCCGCCGAAGCCGTCGATGCGGATCATCTCCGACATCTTCGCGTACACCTCGCAGCGGATGCCGCGCTACAACTCCATCTCCATCTCCGGCTACCACATCCAAGAGGCGGGTGCGACGGCCGACTTGGAGCTGGCGTACACGCTCGCCGACGGAGTGGAGTACATCCGGGCGGGGCGGGCGGCGGGGATGGACGTGGACGCGTTCGCGCCCCGGCTCTCCTTCTTCTGGGCGATCGGCATGAACTTCTTCATGGAGATCGCCAAGATGCGGGCGGCACGGCTGCTCTGGGCCAAGCTGGTCAGGCAGTTCGACCCGCAGAACGCCAAGTCGCTTTCCCTGCGCACCCATTCGCAGACCTCCGGCTGGTCGCTGACCGCGCAGGACGTGTTCAACAACGTGACGCGTACGTGTGTGGAGGCGATGGCGGCGACACAGGGCCACACCCAGTCGCTGCACACCAATGCCCTCGACGAAGCGCTCGCCCTGCCCACCGACTTCTCGGCGCGCATCGCCCGCAACACGCAGCTGCTGATCCAGCAGGAGTCCGGCACGACCCGGGCGATCGACCCGTGGGGCGGCAGCGCGTACGTCGAGAAGCTGACGTACGACCTCGCGCGCCGGGCCTGGCAGCACATCGAGGAGGTCGAGGCCGCGGGCGGTATGGCCAAGGCCATCGACGCGGGCATCCCCAAGCTGCGCATCGAGGAGGCCGCGGCCCGCACCCAGGCCCGGATCGACTCCGGGCGCCAGCCGGTGATCGGCGTGAACAAGTACCGCGTGGAGACCGACGAGCAGATCGACGTCCTGAAGGTCGACAACTCCTCCGTACGCACCCAGCAGATCGAGAAGCTGCGCCGGCTGCGCGCCGAGCGCGACGAACAGGCCTGCCAGGACGCGCTGCACGCTCTGACCCGGGCCGCCGAAGGCACCGGCAACCTGCTGGAGCTGGCCGTGAACGCGGCTCGCGCGAAGGCCACCGTCGGCGAGATCTCCGACGCTCTGGAGAAGGTGTACGGGCGGCACGCGAGCCAGATCCGTACGATCTCCGGTGTGTACCGCACCGAAGCCGGCGAGTCCCCGTCCGTCGAACGCACCCGCACGCTGGTGTCCTCCTTCGAGGAGGCCGAGGGCCGCCGTCCCCGCATCCTGGTCGCCAAGATGGGCCAGGACGGCCACGACCGCGGCCAGAAGGTGATCGCCACCGCCTTCGCCGACCTCGGCTTCGATGTCGACGTCGGCCCGCTGTTCCAGACCCCGGGCGAGGTGGCCCGCCAGGCCGTCGAGGCGGACGTGCACATCGTCGGGGTGTCCTCGCTGGCCGCCGGGCACCTGACCCTCGTCCCGGCGCTTCGGGAGGAACTGGCGGCGGAGGGCCGCGAGGACATCATGATCGTGGTCGGCGGGGTGATTCCGCCGCAGGACGTGGCCACGCTCCTTGAGATGGGCGCGGCGGCCGTCTTCCCGCCCGGGACGGTGATCCCGGACGCGGCGTACGACTTGGTGCGGCGGCTGGCGGTCGATCTCGGACACGACGTCTGA
- a CDS encoding methylmalonyl-CoA mutase subunit beta: MTVLPDDGLSLAAEFPDATHEQWQRLVAGVLRKSGKEVSDDAAEDALSTALEDGLRARPLYTAHDSAPDPGLPGFAPFVRGGRAEGNTLGGWDVRQQHTAADGDAVLADLENGVTSLWLVMGEGGIPVSSLGRVLDGVYLDLAPVVLDAGREVEPAARELLRLYGERGVAKEAARGNLGADPLGFEARTGDDGVDFAPVAALARRCAEEYPGLRALTVDALPYHEAGGSAAQELGSSLATGVAYLRALTEAGLTVEQAAAQLEFRYAATADQFLTIAKLRAARRLWARVAEVCGAPGGQVQHAVTSPVMMSRRDPWVNMLRTTVATLAAGVGGADAVTVLPFDHALGLPDAFARRIARNTSTILVEESHLSRVIDPAGGSWYVERLTDELAHAGWEFFQRIEQEGGQAAALRSGRLRQDLADTWAARSAKLAKRREPITGVSEFPNLAERLVEREAAPVQPSGGLPRVRRDEAYEALRARSDAHLAATGSRPRIFLAALGPAAAHTARLTFASNLFQAGGIEPVTEGSFEDSGATEVCLCSSDALYEERAAEVAASLKSAGAAQVFLAGRPGQYPGVDAYVFAGCDAVAVLSATLDRMGVS, from the coding sequence ATGACGGTCCTGCCTGACGACGGGCTCTCGCTGGCCGCCGAGTTCCCTGACGCGACACATGAACAGTGGCAACGCCTGGTGGCGGGTGTACTGCGCAAGTCCGGCAAGGAAGTCTCGGACGACGCAGCCGAGGACGCTCTGTCCACCGCGCTGGAGGACGGGTTGCGCGCCCGCCCCCTCTATACCGCGCACGACTCCGCGCCCGATCCCGGCCTTCCCGGCTTCGCCCCCTTCGTCCGGGGCGGCCGGGCCGAGGGCAACACCCTCGGCGGCTGGGACGTACGGCAGCAGCACACGGCCGCCGACGGCGACGCGGTCCTCGCGGACCTGGAGAACGGCGTCACCTCGCTCTGGCTGGTCATGGGCGAGGGCGGGATCCCGGTTTCGTCGCTCGGCCGGGTCCTCGACGGTGTCTATCTCGACCTGGCGCCCGTCGTTCTCGACGCGGGACGCGAAGTGGAGCCCGCCGCACGCGAGTTGCTACGGCTGTACGGCGAGCGGGGGGTCGCCAAGGAGGCGGCGCGCGGCAACCTGGGAGCCGACCCGCTGGGCTTCGAGGCCCGTACGGGAGACGACGGCGTCGACTTCGCACCTGTCGCCGCTCTCGCGCGACGGTGCGCCGAGGAGTACCCGGGGCTGCGGGCGCTGACCGTGGACGCGCTGCCGTACCACGAGGCCGGCGGCTCAGCGGCCCAGGAGCTGGGCAGCTCGCTGGCGACCGGTGTCGCCTATCTGCGCGCGCTGACCGAGGCGGGACTGACCGTCGAACAGGCCGCCGCCCAGCTGGAGTTCCGGTACGCGGCCACCGCCGACCAGTTCCTGACCATCGCCAAGTTGCGTGCGGCGCGCAGGCTTTGGGCGCGGGTGGCCGAGGTCTGCGGGGCCCCGGGCGGGCAGGTGCAGCACGCGGTGACCTCGCCGGTGATGATGTCCCGCCGCGACCCGTGGGTGAACATGCTGCGCACGACGGTCGCGACGCTGGCCGCCGGGGTGGGCGGCGCCGACGCCGTCACCGTGCTGCCCTTCGATCATGCGCTCGGCCTGCCCGACGCGTTCGCCCGCCGGATCGCGCGCAACACCTCGACGATCCTGGTCGAGGAGTCGCATCTGTCCCGGGTGATCGACCCGGCCGGTGGCTCCTGGTACGTGGAACGGCTCACGGACGAACTCGCCCACGCGGGCTGGGAGTTCTTCCAGCGGATCGAGCAGGAGGGCGGCCAGGCGGCGGCCCTGCGCTCCGGCCGGCTCCGCCAGGACCTCGCCGACACCTGGGCGGCGCGCAGCGCGAAGCTCGCCAAGCGACGCGAACCCATCACCGGGGTCAGCGAGTTCCCGAACCTCGCCGAACGCCTCGTGGAGCGCGAAGCCGCCCCCGTACAGCCGTCCGGCGGGCTGCCGCGCGTGCGGCGCGACGAGGCGTACGAGGCACTGCGGGCCCGCTCCGACGCCCACCTCGCGGCGACCGGCTCCCGGCCGCGGATCTTCCTGGCCGCCCTCGGCCCCGCCGCCGCCCACACCGCGCGCCTCACCTTCGCCTCGAACCTGTTCCAGGCGGGTGGCATCGAGCCCGTCACCGAGGGCTCGTTCGAGGACAGCGGTGCCACCGAGGTCTGCCTGTGCTCCAGCGACGCGCTGTATGAGGAGCGGGCCGCCGAGGTCGCCGCATCCCTCAAGTCGGCAGGCGCCGCACAGGTGTTCCTCGCCGGGCGCCCGGGGCAGTACCCCGGTGTCGACGCCTACGTCTTCGCGGGCTGTGACGCCGTAGCCGTGCTCTCCGCCACCCTCGACCGCATGGGAGTGTCCTGA
- a CDS encoding NAD-dependent epimerase/dehydratase family protein produces MGGDGATTVLVTGGSGFVGSHLVRRLLERDYRVCTTVRSVANTAKVSPLGEMQDAFPGRLALFEADLLTEGSFDEAMSGCRVVFHVASPFLMPEKIKDGRRDMVDPALIGTRNVLASVERTATVEKLVFTSTVGAVFGDYIDVLGMDDEVLSEKYFNTTSTAENNPYHYAKTVAEREAWAAETAQDRWRMVSVNPGLILGPSLTPMSESGSLFLLDELFKGYFFYGAPDFSFTTADVRDVADAHIAAAENPAAKGRYIVAAETMTSFHEMSRIIRTRYPRDLRLPRTALPHWPVRVLGPAFGLTQDYIRKHLGIRFRVDNSRSAHELGLTYRPIEETLLDHYEAWRRQRGAN; encoded by the coding sequence GTGGGTGGAGACGGCGCGACGACGGTGCTGGTGACCGGCGGCAGCGGGTTCGTCGGCAGCCATCTGGTCCGGCGGCTGCTGGAGCGGGACTACCGGGTGTGCACCACCGTACGCAGCGTGGCGAACACGGCGAAGGTGTCGCCGTTGGGGGAGATGCAGGACGCCTTTCCCGGCCGACTCGCCCTGTTCGAGGCGGACTTGCTGACGGAGGGCTCCTTCGACGAGGCGATGAGCGGCTGCCGCGTGGTCTTCCATGTGGCGTCGCCGTTCCTCATGCCCGAGAAGATCAAGGACGGCCGCAGGGACATGGTCGACCCGGCCCTGATCGGCACGCGCAACGTGCTGGCGAGCGTGGAGAGGACCGCGACGGTCGAGAAGCTGGTCTTCACGTCCACGGTGGGCGCGGTCTTCGGCGACTACATCGACGTGCTGGGCATGGACGACGAGGTGCTGTCGGAGAAGTACTTCAACACCACCAGCACGGCGGAGAACAACCCGTACCACTACGCGAAGACGGTCGCGGAACGCGAGGCATGGGCGGCGGAGACGGCCCAGGACCGCTGGCGCATGGTGTCCGTCAACCCCGGCCTGATACTGGGCCCGTCGCTCACCCCCATGTCGGAGTCCGGCAGCCTGTTCCTGCTCGACGAGCTGTTCAAGGGCTACTTCTTCTACGGCGCACCGGACTTCAGCTTCACGACGGCCGATGTGCGCGACGTGGCCGACGCGCACATCGCGGCGGCGGAGAACCCCGCGGCGAAGGGCCGTTACATCGTCGCGGCGGAGACGATGACCTCCTTCCACGAGATGTCCCGCATCATCCGCACCCGCTACCCCCGCGATCTCCGGCTGCCCCGCACCGCGCTCCCGCACTGGCCGGTACGCGTCCTGGGCCCGGCCTTCGGTCTGACCCAGGACTACATCCGCAAACACCTCGGCATCCGGTTCCGGGTGGACAACAGCAGGAGCGCGCACGAACTGGGCCTCACCTACCGCCCGATCGAGGAGACCCTCCTGGACCATTACGAAGCGTGGCGGCGGCAGCGAGGGGCGAACTGA
- a CDS encoding alpha/beta fold hydrolase, producing MRQRLPVGMLAPTAAALMLLSGCDTLPAARAVTETATASAVAAATAASGDVARQVDIGGGRKIFLHCRGNGSPTVVLESGLHDSSDTWSITDTRPPVPKAPAVFPGVAEFTRVCTYDRPGTVRYTEPPALTTRSTPTAGTRSLQDMARDLDKVLTSGHVPGPYLLVGHSFGGMITRLYAQQHPERVGGLVFVDSFGTDIEPLFGTDWAAYVRLLNHPGTPFDNDPAFETVDIGGAVAAVDRAGPLPKVPLAVLSKTEPFAAPAGTPKQLLARLEAAWPRVQQTLVDLAPQTPHLLATGSDHYVQVHDPDLTISAIRLVVGRTPHA from the coding sequence ATGCGACAACGCCTGCCCGTCGGGATGCTGGCGCCGACCGCCGCGGCGCTGATGCTGCTGTCCGGCTGTGACACCCTCCCGGCCGCCCGCGCCGTGACGGAGACAGCGACCGCCTCCGCGGTCGCGGCGGCGACCGCGGCGAGCGGTGACGTGGCCCGGCAGGTGGACATCGGCGGTGGCCGGAAGATCTTTCTGCACTGCCGGGGAAACGGCAGTCCGACCGTCGTCCTGGAGTCTGGGCTCCACGACTCCTCCGACACCTGGAGCATCACGGACACCCGCCCGCCCGTACCGAAGGCCCCCGCGGTCTTCCCGGGCGTCGCGGAGTTCACCCGTGTCTGCACCTACGACCGGCCCGGCACGGTCCGGTACACCGAACCCCCGGCCCTCACCACGCGGAGCACCCCGACGGCCGGTACGCGCTCGCTCCAGGACATGGCCCGCGATCTGGACAAAGTGCTGACGTCGGGGCACGTGCCCGGCCCCTACCTGCTGGTGGGCCACTCCTTCGGGGGAATGATCACGCGGTTGTACGCGCAGCAGCATCCGGAGCGGGTCGGCGGTCTGGTCTTCGTCGACTCGTTCGGTACGGACATCGAGCCGCTCTTCGGCACGGACTGGGCCGCGTACGTGCGGCTGCTCAACCATCCGGGCACGCCCTTCGACAACGACCCGGCCTTCGAGACCGTCGACATCGGCGGCGCCGTCGCGGCGGTCGACCGTGCCGGTCCGCTGCCGAAGGTGCCGCTCGCCGTTCTCAGCAAGACGGAGCCCTTCGCCGCCCCGGCGGGAACCCCGAAACAGCTGCTGGCGCGCTTGGAGGCGGCCTGGCCCCGGGTGCAGCAGACGCTGGTGGACCTGGCACCGCAGACCCCTCACCTGCTCGCGACGGGCAGCGACCATTACGTGCAGGTCCACGACCCCGATCTCACGATCAGCGCGATCAGGCTCGTCGTGGGCCGGACCCCGCACGCTTGA